Proteins encoded in a region of the Populus nigra chromosome 3, ddPopNigr1.1, whole genome shotgun sequence genome:
- the LOC133689059 gene encoding CBL-interacting serine/threonine-protein kinase 6-like codes for MAEKTSDGHPTLLHGKYEMGRLLGHGTFAKVYHARNLQSGKSVAMKVVGKEKVIKVGMMEQIKREISVMKMVRHPHIVELNEVMASKSKIYFAMELVRGGELFSKIAKGRLREDVARVYFQQLISAIDFCHSRGVYHRDLKPENLLLDEDGKLKVTDFGLSAFSEHLKQDGLLHTTCGTPAYVAPEVIGKKGYDGAKADLWSCGVILYVLLAGFLPFQDDNIVAMYRKIYRGDFKCPQWFSSEARRLITKLLDPNPSTRITTSKVMDSTWFKKSLPKTVRSKEEMEFEAFNGEEDANGDKAKQPETLNAFHIISLSQGFDLSPLFEEKTREGKEELRFATTRPASSVISRLEEVAKAGNFNVKKSDSKVRLQGQERGRKGKLAIAADIFAVTPSFLVVEVKKDNGDTLEYNQFCSNELRPALKDIVWTSPAENSTLA; via the coding sequence ATGGCAGAAAAAACAAGTGATGGCCACCCGACCTTGCTTCATGGGAAATATGAAATGGGTCGGTTACTAGGCCATGGCACCTTCGCTAAAGTCTACCACGCGCGTAATTTGCAAAGTGGCAAGAGTGTAGCCATGAAGGTAGTTGGCAAAGAGAAGGTGATAAAGGTAGGAATGATGGAGCAAATCAAGCGAGAAATATCAGTTATGAAGATGGTGAGGCACCCCCATATCGTTGAATTAAATGAAGTCATGGCTAGCAAGTCCAAGATCTATTTCGCCATGGAACTTGTTCGAGGCGGCGAGTTGTTCTCCAAGATTGCTAAAGGTAGGCTAAGAGAAGATGTGGCTAGAGTTTATTTTCAGCAGTTGATATCTGCTATTGATTTTTGTCATAGTCGCGGTGTTTATCATCGTGATTTGAAGCCAGAGAATTTGCTGCTTGATGAAGATGGGAAGTTGAAGGTTACAGATTTTGGGCTGAGTGCTTTCTCTGAGCATTTGAAGCAGGATGGGTTATTGCATACAACTTGCGGAACACCAGCTTATGTTGCACCTGAAGTAATTGGGAAGAAAGGGTATGATGGTGCTAAAGCAGATCTTTGGTCTTGTGGTGTTATTCTCTATGTGCTCCTTGCTGGGTTCTTGCCATTTCAAGATGATAATATTGTGGCTATGTATCGAAAGATTTACAGAGGTGACTTCAAATGCCCCCAATGGTTCTCCTCTGAAGCTCGACGACTGATCACAAAGCTTCTTGATCCTAATCCAAGCACTCGAATCACGACTTCCAAGGTCATGGATTCAACTTGGTTCAAGAAATCATTGCCAAAGACGGTGAGAAGCAAAGAAGAGATGGAGTTTGAGGCTTTCAATGGAGAAGAAGATGCTAACGGAGACAAAGCAAAGCAACCTGAAACACTAAACGCGTTTCACATAATATCTTTATCACAGGGATTCGATTTATCACCGCTTTTTGAGGAGAAGACAAGGGAGGGGAAAGAGGAGCTGAGATTTGCCACAACAAGGCCAGCAAGCAGTGTGATTTCAAGACTCGAAGAGGTGGCCAAAGCAGGGAATTTCAATGTCAAGAAGAGTGATTCCAAAGTGAGATTGCAAGGGCAGGAGAGGGGCAGGAAAGGAAAGCTAGCTATTGCAGCTGACATTTTTGCTGTCACGCCATCGTTTTTGGTGGTCGAGGTGAAGAAAGATAATGGAGACACTTTGGAGTATAACCAATTCTGCAGTAATGAGCTGAGACCAGCCCTCAAGGATATTGTTTGGACATCTCCTGCAGAGAATTCAACTCTCGCTTGA